Genomic window (Arcobacter aquimarinus):
ATATTATTCCTATTACATTTATGATTATATTTGTATTGATTTATTTAGCTCTTAAAGACATAACATATACTTTAATCATATTTTTTACTCTTCCTTTTGCAATAACAGGAGGTATATTTTATATGGAATATTTGGATTTTAATTTTTCTATAGCTGTTATAGTTGGATTTTTAGCCCTTTTAGGAGTTGCTGCTGAAACTTCTATTGTTATGTTAATTTATTTAAATGAAGCTATACAAGAGTTAAGACAAAAAAATGAAGAGTATTCTAAAGAGATGTTTATTGAGTCGATTTATAAAGGTGCTGTTTTGAGATTAAGACCAAAATTAATGACGCTTTTTACTTTGCTTGGAGGATTAATGCCTATTATGTATATAGATGGTGTTGGAAGTGAAGTGATGCAAAGAATTGCAGCTCCGATGATTGGAGGAATGGTTAGTTCAACATTTTTGACTCTGATTGTAATACCCGTTATTTTCTATATTGTAATGTTTAAAAGAAATAATGTTTCTAAACATTTACTAAACAATAAAGATATAAAATAAATGAATTCAATAAAAGGAGTGAAAATGAAATTAGTTACAAGATTAGCAAGTGCAGTTGTATTAACTTTAGGATTAGCAAATGCAAGTGAGTTTGCTTTAGATAAGGCACACACAAATGTAGGCTTTACTGTTAAGCACTTAATGATTACAAATGTAAACGGTAGTTTTAAAGCATACGATGCAAATATTGATTTTGATGGAGTAAAAAAAAGTTTTAACTCTTTTAGTGCAACAGTTGAAACACAATCAATTGATACAGGAATTGAAAAAAGAGATGAACACTTAAGAAGTGAAGATTTTTTCTTTTCTGAAAAATTTCCTAAAATGACTTTTGAAATGAAATCTTATGTGGCAGATGGTGATGAGGGTAAAATGAAAGGTGATTTAACAATAAGAGGTATTACAAAACCTGTAACTCTTGAAGTTGAAGATATTGCTATGATTAAAGATTTTGATGGAAATAATAGAGTTGGTTTTACATTAAAAGGTAAAATCAATAGAATGGATTATGATTTAAAATGGAATAAAGCTCTAGAGTTTGGAGGAGTTGCTGTTTCTGATGAGGTTAAAATAGTTGTTGATGTACAAGCAAAAGAGAAATAGCATTTTAAATTATATTAGAATATACTCATAAAAATTAAAATAAGGAATAAAAAATGAATATGAAAAAAGTTTTAGCAGGGTTATTTTTAGGTGCATTACTTGCAACTACATCGGCATTTGCAAACAATGGTTCTTGTGGTGCTGGAAAATGTGGTGGAGAAATGAAAAAAGAGATGAAAGGTTCTTGCGGAGCTGGAAAGTGCGGAACTGAAATGAAAAAAGAGATGAAGGGATCTTGTAACACTGGAAAATGTGGTGGAGAAATGAAAAAAGAGATGAAAGGTTCTTGCGGAGCTGGAAAATGTGGTGGAGAAATGAAAAAAGAGATGAAAGGTTCTTGCGGAGCTGGAAAGTGCGGTTCTAAATAATTCTTTTACTATAGGTTTTTGCCTATAGTAAAATATTACAACTCTTCTTTAATAAATTTTTTGTATAAAAATATGCAAAAATTGCGGCACTATAAATCATAATTAAAATTCCAATCCATAGGTAAACAAAATCTAGTTCAAATATTTTCACTATTAAATAAGCAATTATAAGTTTTGCTACGATTTGTCTATACAAAGCTATATATAAAATCATTTTAGGTTTTTTTATAGCTTGTAGAGTTGATACACAAATAAATAAAACTACATAAGCATAAAAAATCCAAATTTCAACTAGTAAATAAGTTATTCCAAAATCAACAACTATTTCATTTGAATCAAATAAAGCAATAAGAGTTTTACCTAAAATAGTAAGTGTGATAATTCCAATTGTTGATAAAATAAACCCATATTTCATGGCAACTTTTAATGTTTCTAAAACCCTATCATATTTTTTTGCACCATAGTTATTTGATATGATAGTTAAAACAGCTGTACTTAATCCAAGAGTTGGTAAAAGCATTAGTTGTTCTACTCTATAGGCTATTCCATATCCAGCAACGGCCATAAGACCATATTGAGCAACAAAATATGTAAGTATAACCGAACCAATAGACATAATAAGCATATTTAAACTAGAAGGAATTCCTTGAGATAAAAAGAGTTTATAAACTCTAAAATCAGGTAAAAAATATGAAAGTTTTTCAAAGTGAATAACTTTTGTTTTATAAACTTTATAAAAAAGATAAATCATATTTATTATTTGAATTAAAACAGTTGCTACTGCAATTCCACTGAGTCCCATAGCAGGAATAAATAAAAATCCAAACATAAATAAAGGATTTAATGCTAAGTTTGCAAAAAAACCAAAAATAAGAGTATTTCTATAAGTTTTTGTATCTCCTAAAGCAACTAAAACAGCATTTAAAGAGAAATTAAACATAAAAAATATTGTTCCAAATAAGATAGGATTTATATATGTTATTGCATCTTGTAGATATTCTTTTTTTGCACCAAGTAAAATAAACATAGAAGGAGCAAATATATACCCTATTATTGAAAGTATAAATCCAATGAATGGTATAAAAACTACACCTTTATGTGCATAGATTGATGCCAGTTTATCTCTTTTTTTTCCA
Coding sequences:
- a CDS encoding YceI family protein, which codes for MKLVTRLASAVVLTLGLANASEFALDKAHTNVGFTVKHLMITNVNGSFKAYDANIDFDGVKKSFNSFSATVETQSIDTGIEKRDEHLRSEDFFFSEKFPKMTFEMKSYVADGDEGKMKGDLTIRGITKPVTLEVEDIAMIKDFDGNNRVGFTLKGKINRMDYDLKWNKALEFGGVAVSDEVKIVVDVQAKEK
- a CDS encoding HvfA family oxazolone/thioamide-modified RiPP metallophore; this encodes MNMKKVLAGLFLGALLATTSAFANNGSCGAGKCGGEMKKEMKGSCGAGKCGTEMKKEMKGSCNTGKCGGEMKKEMKGSCGAGKCGGEMKKEMKGSCGAGKCGSK
- a CDS encoding MATE family efflux transporter, giving the protein MKNNQIKLTTQDIPTLLRQLAIPASIGMFFNTMYNVVDTFYAGLISTQAVSALTLSFMVFFLIIGLGYGFSSAITAILGNSFGKKRDKLASIYAHKGVVFIPFIGFILSIIGYIFAPSMFILLGAKKEYLQDAITYINPILFGTIFFMFNFSLNAVLVALGDTKTYRNTLIFGFFANLALNPLFMFGFLFIPAMGLSGIAVATVLIQIINMIYLFYKVYKTKVIHFEKLSYFLPDFRVYKLFLSQGIPSSLNMLIMSIGSVILTYFVAQYGLMAVAGYGIAYRVEQLMLLPTLGLSTAVLTIISNNYGAKKYDRVLETLKVAMKYGFILSTIGIITLTILGKTLIALFDSNEIVVDFGITYLLVEIWIFYAYVVLFICVSTLQAIKKPKMILYIALYRQIVAKLIIAYLIVKIFELDFVYLWIGILIMIYSAAIFAYFYTKNLLKKSCNILL